A window of the Streptomyces griseochromogenes genome harbors these coding sequences:
- the coxB gene encoding cytochrome c oxidase subunit II, whose translation MSPNGSDRSPRRPMRRKLLQALTAGLVLATATGCTYKDFPRLGMPTPTTEEAPRILSLWQGSWAAALATGVLVWGLILWSAFFHRRSRTKVEVPPQTRYNMPIEALYTVVPIIIISVLFYFTARDESKLLDLSKKPDVTVNVVGYQWSWGFNYVENVPGVPGNAKTDKNLDAIPDRFKKDFPANAGGVYDAGTPASRNPQTGNPGPTLWLPEGKTVRFVLTSRDVIHSFWVVPFLMKQDVIPGHTNAFQVVPNHQGTFLGKCAELCGVDHSRMLFNVKVVSPERYEQHLKDLAKKGQTGYIPAGIAQTPHEKNRETNNL comes from the coding sequence GTGAGTCCCAACGGCTCCGACCGCTCGCCGCGGCGCCCGATGCGGCGGAAGCTGCTGCAGGCACTGACCGCGGGCCTGGTCCTGGCGACCGCTACCGGTTGCACATACAAGGACTTCCCCCGCCTTGGCATGCCCACCCCGACCACGGAAGAGGCTCCGCGGATCCTCTCCCTGTGGCAGGGCTCCTGGGCTGCCGCACTGGCCACCGGCGTGCTGGTGTGGGGCCTGATCCTGTGGAGTGCTTTCTTCCACCGGCGCAGCCGCACCAAGGTCGAGGTACCTCCGCAGACCCGGTACAACATGCCGATCGAGGCCCTGTACACGGTGGTCCCGATCATCATCATCTCGGTGTTGTTCTACTTCACCGCCCGGGACGAGTCGAAGCTCCTGGACCTCTCCAAGAAGCCCGACGTCACGGTCAACGTGGTCGGCTACCAGTGGAGCTGGGGCTTCAACTACGTCGAGAACGTTCCCGGTGTCCCCGGCAACGCGAAGACCGACAAGAACCTGGACGCCATTCCGGACCGGTTCAAGAAGGACTTCCCGGCGAACGCCGGCGGTGTCTACGACGCCGGTACGCCCGCCTCGCGGAACCCGCAGACCGGCAACCCCGGTCCGACGCTCTGGCTCCCCGAAGGCAAGACGGTCCGCTTCGTCCTCACCTCGCGTGACGTCATCCACTCCTTCTGGGTGGTGCCGTTCCTCATGAAGCAGGACGTCATCCCGGGCCACACCAATGCCTTCCAGGTGGTTCCCAACCATCAGGGCACCTTCCTGGGCAAGTGCGCCGAGCTCTGCGGCGTCGACCACTCCCGGATGCTGTTCAACGTGAAGGTCGTCTCCCCCGAGCGTTACGAGCAGCACCTCAAGGACCTCGCCAAGAAGGGGCAGACCGGTTACATTCCCGCCGGCATCGCGCAGACGCCGCACGAGAAGAACCGGGAGACGAACAACCTGTGA
- a CDS encoding cysteine desulfurase/sulfurtransferase TusA family protein produces MSYFDAASSAPLHPVARQALLASLDDGWADPARLYREGRKARMLLDAAREAVAEAVGCRADEVAFTSSGTRAVHTGIAGALAGRRRVGRHLIVSAVEHSSVLHSAEAFEAGGGTVSTVAVDRAGAVDPSACAAALRQDTALVCLQSANHEVGTVQPVAEVGEVCRAAGVPLFVDAAQSLGWGPVEGDWSLLAASAHKWGGPSGVGLLVVRKGVRFVAQGPVDERESGRAPGFENLPAIVAAVASLRAVRAEAAQEAVRLRELTERIRARVPEVVPDVEVVGAPERRLPGIVTFSCLYVDGEALLHELDREGFSVSSGSSCTSSTLTPSHVLKAMGVLSEGNVRVSLPPGTAEEDVERFLGVLPGVVAGVREKLGAPAPETAVRAEELVVDSLGKRCPIPVIELAKVIGDVPVGGTVRVLSDDEAARLDIPAWCEMRGQEYVGEEPAERGTAYLVRRLS; encoded by the coding sequence GTGTCCTACTTCGACGCTGCATCCAGTGCCCCGCTCCATCCAGTGGCCCGTCAGGCCCTGTTGGCCTCTTTGGATGACGGATGGGCCGATCCCGCCCGTCTCTACCGGGAAGGGCGGAAGGCGCGGATGCTGCTCGACGCCGCTCGGGAGGCGGTCGCCGAGGCGGTGGGGTGCCGGGCCGACGAGGTGGCGTTCACCTCCTCCGGGACCCGGGCCGTACACACCGGCATCGCGGGGGCGTTGGCGGGGCGGCGGCGGGTGGGGCGCCACCTGATCGTGTCAGCGGTCGAACACTCCTCGGTACTCCATTCGGCGGAAGCGTTCGAGGCCGGGGGCGGAACGGTGAGCACGGTGGCCGTCGACCGGGCCGGAGCGGTGGATCCGTCGGCCTGTGCGGCCGCGCTGCGGCAGGACACCGCGCTGGTCTGTCTGCAGTCGGCCAATCATGAGGTGGGGACCGTGCAGCCGGTCGCCGAGGTGGGTGAGGTGTGCCGGGCGGCCGGGGTGCCGCTGTTCGTGGACGCGGCGCAGTCGCTGGGGTGGGGGCCGGTCGAGGGTGACTGGTCGCTGCTGGCCGCCAGTGCGCACAAATGGGGCGGGCCCTCGGGTGTGGGGCTGCTGGTGGTGCGCAAGGGCGTGCGGTTCGTGGCACAAGGGCCCGTGGACGAGCGGGAGTCGGGGCGTGCGCCCGGTTTCGAGAACCTCCCGGCGATCGTGGCGGCCGTGGCCTCCCTGCGCGCGGTGCGGGCCGAGGCGGCCCAGGAGGCGGTACGGCTGCGGGAACTGACGGAGCGGATCCGCGCACGGGTGCCCGAGGTCGTACCGGATGTGGAGGTGGTGGGGGCTCCCGAGCGGCGCCTGCCGGGAATCGTCACCTTCTCCTGTCTCTATGTCGACGGAGAGGCCCTGCTGCACGAGTTGGACCGGGAGGGCTTTTCCGTCTCGTCCGGATCGTCCTGCACGAGCAGCACCCTGACGCCCAGCCATGTGCTGAAGGCGATGGGGGTGCTGAGCGAGGGGAACGTACGGGTGTCGTTGCCCCCGGGGACGGCCGAGGAGGATGTGGAGCGGTTCCTGGGCGTGCTGCCGGGCGTCGTGGCCGGGGTCAGGGAGAAGCTGGGGGCGCCTGCGCCCGAGACGGCCGTACGGGCCGAGGAACTGGTCGTCGACTCTCTCGGCAAGCGGTGCCCGATTCCGGTCATCGAGCTGGCCAAGGTGATCGGGGACGTGCCGGTGGGGGGCACGGTGCGGGTGCTGTCGGACGACGAGGCGGCCCGGCTGGACATTCCCGCGTGGTGCGAGATGCGGGGGCAGGAGTACGTGGGCGAGGAGCCGGCGGAGCGGGGTACGGCGTACCTGGTCCGCCGGCTGAGCTGA
- a CDS encoding carbohydrate kinase family protein has product MRIAVTGSIATDHLMTFPGRFADQFVADQLHTVSLSFLVDNLDVRRGGVGANIAFGMGQLGTKPILVGAAGFDFDDYRAWLDRHGVDTDSVRISETLHTARFVCTTDADHNQIGSFYTGAMSEARLIELKTVADRAGSLDLVLIGADDPEAMLRHTEECRSRSIPFAADFSQQIARMEGEEIRILLDGATYLFSNEYEKGLIESKTGWSDAQILAKVGHRVTTLGSRGVRIERVGEDPIEVGCAEEERKADPTGVGDAFRAGFLSGLAWGVSLERAAQVGCMLATLVIETVGTQEYQLRRAHFMDRFTKAYGVEAAEEVQAHLG; this is encoded by the coding sequence GTGCGCATCGCAGTCACCGGCTCCATCGCCACCGACCACCTCATGACCTTTCCCGGCCGCTTCGCCGACCAGTTCGTCGCGGACCAGCTGCACACGGTCTCGCTCTCCTTCCTGGTCGACAACCTGGACGTACGCCGGGGCGGCGTAGGCGCGAACATCGCCTTCGGCATGGGTCAGCTCGGAACCAAGCCGATCCTGGTCGGAGCCGCGGGCTTCGACTTCGACGACTACCGTGCCTGGCTCGACCGGCACGGTGTGGACACCGACTCGGTCCGTATCTCCGAGACCCTGCACACCGCCCGCTTCGTGTGCACCACCGACGCCGACCACAACCAGATCGGCTCCTTCTACACCGGCGCGATGAGCGAGGCCCGCCTCATCGAGCTCAAGACGGTCGCCGACCGGGCCGGCAGCCTCGACCTGGTCCTCATCGGCGCCGACGACCCGGAGGCGATGCTCCGCCACACGGAGGAGTGCCGCTCCCGTTCGATCCCCTTCGCCGCCGACTTCTCCCAGCAGATCGCCCGTATGGAGGGCGAGGAGATCCGGATACTGCTGGACGGGGCGACCTACCTGTTCTCCAACGAGTACGAGAAGGGCCTCATCGAGTCCAAGACCGGCTGGAGCGACGCCCAGATCCTGGCCAAGGTCGGCCACCGCGTCACCACGCTCGGCTCGCGCGGCGTGCGCATCGAGCGGGTCGGCGAGGACCCGATCGAGGTCGGCTGCGCGGAGGAGGAGCGCAAGGCCGACCCCACGGGCGTCGGCGACGCCTTCCGGGCCGGTTTCCTCTCCGGCCTGGCCTGGGGCGTCTCCCTGGAGCGCGCGGCCCAGGTCGGCTGCATGCTGGCGACCCTCGTCATCGAGACGGTGGGCACGCAGGAGTACCAGCTGCGCCGGGCGCACTTCATGGACCGGTTCACCAAGGCGTACGGCGTCGAGGCGGCCGAGGAAGTCCAGGCTCACCTGGGCTGA
- a CDS encoding HesB/IscA family protein: MSVSDETTTVTDGIILTDAAASKVKALLDQEGRDDLALRVAVQPGGCSGLRYQLFFDERSLDGDVEKDFGGVKVVTDRMSAPYLGGATVDFVDTIEKQGFTIDNPNATGSCACGDSFS; this comes from the coding sequence ATGTCCGTATCGGACGAGACCACCACCGTCACCGACGGCATCATCCTGACCGACGCCGCCGCGTCCAAGGTCAAGGCGCTGCTCGACCAGGAAGGCCGCGACGACCTCGCGCTGCGCGTCGCCGTCCAGCCCGGCGGCTGCTCCGGCCTGCGCTACCAGCTCTTCTTCGACGAGCGCTCGCTTGACGGTGACGTGGAGAAGGACTTCGGTGGGGTCAAGGTCGTCACCGACCGCATGAGCGCCCCGTACCTGGGCGGCGCCACCGTCGACTTCGTGGACACGATCGAGAAGCAGGGCTTCACCATCGACAACCCGAACGCGACGGGCTCCTGCGCCTGCGGCGACTCCTTCAGCTGA
- the nadA gene encoding quinolinate synthase NadA, with amino-acid sequence MTTAQTPDLDVQPTPLALLLLGREADPKSERGVECPGDLPSPSDPDLVERARAAKEKLGDKVFVLGHHYQRDEVIQFADVTGDSFKLARDAAARPEAEYIVFCGVHFMAESADILTSDDQKVVLPDLAAGCSMADMATAEQVAECWDVLTEAGIAEQVVPVSYMNSSADIKAFTGKHGGTICTSSNAKRALDWAFEQGEKVLFLPDQHLGRNTAVRDMGMSLDDCVVYNPHKPNGGLTADELRAAKMILWRGHCSVHGRFNLDSVNDVRERIPGVNVLVHPECKHEVVAAADYVGSTEYIIKALEAAPAGSKWAIGTELNLVRRLANRFAPEGKEIAFLDKTVCFCSTMNRIDLPHLVWALESLAEGNLVNRIEVDKETEAFAKLALERMLALP; translated from the coding sequence GTGACCACCGCCCAGACCCCGGATCTCGACGTACAGCCGACTCCGCTCGCACTGCTGCTGCTCGGCCGTGAGGCCGACCCGAAGAGCGAGCGGGGCGTCGAGTGTCCCGGCGACCTGCCCTCGCCGTCCGACCCCGACCTGGTCGAGCGCGCCCGCGCGGCCAAGGAGAAGCTCGGCGACAAGGTCTTCGTGCTCGGCCACCACTACCAGCGCGACGAGGTCATCCAGTTCGCCGACGTGACGGGTGACTCCTTCAAGCTGGCCCGGGACGCGGCGGCGCGCCCGGAGGCCGAGTACATCGTCTTCTGCGGTGTGCACTTCATGGCCGAGTCGGCGGACATCCTGACGTCCGACGACCAGAAGGTGGTCCTGCCGGACCTCGCGGCCGGCTGTTCCATGGCTGACATGGCCACGGCCGAGCAGGTCGCCGAGTGCTGGGACGTGCTGACCGAGGCGGGCATCGCCGAGCAGGTCGTACCGGTCTCGTACATGAACTCCTCGGCGGACATCAAGGCGTTCACCGGCAAGCACGGTGGCACCATCTGCACCTCGTCGAACGCCAAGCGCGCCCTCGACTGGGCCTTTGAGCAGGGCGAGAAGGTCCTGTTCCTGCCCGACCAGCACCTGGGCCGCAACACCGCGGTGCGGGACATGGGCATGTCCCTGGACGACTGCGTGGTCTACAACCCGCACAAGCCGAACGGCGGGCTGACCGCGGACGAGCTGCGTGCCGCGAAGATGATCCTGTGGCGCGGCCACTGCTCGGTCCACGGCCGCTTCAACCTGGACTCCGTGAACGACGTGCGCGAGCGCATCCCCGGTGTGAACGTCCTCGTCCACCCCGAGTGCAAGCACGAGGTCGTGGCCGCGGCGGACTACGTCGGCTCGACCGAGTACATCATCAAGGCCCTGGAAGCGGCCCCGGCCGGCTCCAAGTGGGCCATCGGCACGGAGCTGAACCTGGTCCGCCGCCTGGCGAACCGCTTCGCGCCCGAGGGCAAGGAGATCGCCTTCCTCGACAAGACGGTCTGCTTCTGCTCGACCATGAACCGCATCGACCTGCCCCACCTGGTCTGGGCCCTGGAGTCCCTGGCCGAGGGCAACCTGGTCAACCGCATCGAGGTCGACAAGGAGACGGAGGCGTTCGCCAAGCTGGCCCTGGAGCGGATGCTGGCGCTGCCGTAG
- a CDS encoding efflux RND transporter permease subunit: MSWLSRFSLAQRALIGLMSIVALVFGLIAIPQIKQQLLPTINLPMVSVVAPYQGASPDVVEKQVVEPIEDNLQGVDGITGVTSTASEGNAVIMASFDYGNDTKRIVSDVQQAVNRARNQFPDEVDPQVVSGSTDDMPTVVLAVTSDKDQQALADQLETTVVPTLKDIDGVGRVQITGKRDLQVAVTPNDAKLAQAGLTSAALGQALQAGGATVPAGSFDEKGANRTVQVGGGFTSLKQIQDLMVTGEAGKKPVRLGDVATVKEQPAPADSITRTDGRPSLAVNVTMDHDGSAVSISNAVKDQLPDLRRDLGAGAKLTVVSDQGPAVSKSIKGLTTEGALGLLFAVLIILVFLASVRSTLVTAVSIPLSVVLALIVLWTRGLSLNMLTLGALTIAIGRVVDDSIVVLENIKRHLGYGEERKDAILNAVREVAGAVTSSTLTTVAVFLPIGLVGGMVGALFGSFSITVTAALLASLLVSLTVVPVLSYWFLRAPKGTPEDAEEARRRAEEKEAKSRLQRFYVPVLRFATRRRLTSVLIAIVVLVVTFGMSGLLKTNFFDQGEQEVLTVKQELKPGTSLAATDAQAKRVEKLLASTEGVKDYQVTVGSSGFMAAFGGGTDTNQASYQVMLKDSKSYNDVQKHLEAELNKLKGIGTTTVSAGDGFGNQDLSVVVKASDPKVLSEAADRVRSTVAGLDHVTDVTSDLAQSVPRISVKANAKAAAAGFDDQKLGAAVAQAVRGTTTAKAILDDTERDVVVKSAKPATTLAQLKALRLGPVKLGDIANVELVDGPVSMTRIDGRRAATITARPTGDNTGAVSTQLQSKIKALKLPAGAEAQIGGVSSDQDDAFKNLGLAMLAAIAIVFMLLVATFRSLAQPLILLVSIPFAATGAIGLLVATGTPMGVPAMIGMLMLIGIVVTNAIVLIDLINQYRKQGYGVVEAVVEGGRHRLRPILMTALATIFALLPMALGVTGEGGFIAQPLAVVVIGGLISSTLLTLLLVPTLYAMLELRKERRAKKRAAKKGTPARTESVSDEPEPAGV, from the coding sequence ATGTCCTGGCTGTCCAGATTCAGCCTCGCGCAGCGGGCCCTGATAGGCCTCATGTCCATCGTCGCGCTCGTCTTCGGGCTGATCGCGATACCCCAGATCAAGCAGCAGCTGCTGCCCACCATCAACCTGCCCATGGTGTCGGTCGTCGCGCCGTACCAGGGCGCCTCGCCCGACGTCGTCGAGAAGCAGGTCGTCGAGCCCATCGAGGACAACCTCCAGGGCGTCGACGGCATCACCGGCGTCACCTCCACCGCCAGCGAGGGCAACGCCGTGATCATGGCGTCCTTCGACTACGGCAACGACACCAAGCGGATCGTCTCCGACGTCCAGCAGGCCGTGAACCGGGCCCGCAACCAGTTCCCGGACGAGGTCGACCCGCAGGTCGTCTCCGGGTCCACGGACGACATGCCGACCGTGGTCCTCGCCGTCACCTCCGACAAGGACCAGCAGGCCCTCGCCGACCAGCTGGAGACGACGGTCGTCCCGACCCTGAAGGACATCGACGGCGTCGGCCGTGTCCAGATCACCGGCAAGCGTGACCTCCAGGTCGCCGTCACCCCGAACGACGCGAAGCTGGCGCAGGCCGGCCTCACCTCCGCCGCCCTCGGCCAGGCCCTGCAGGCGGGCGGCGCGACCGTCCCGGCCGGCTCCTTCGACGAGAAGGGCGCCAACCGCACCGTCCAGGTCGGCGGCGGCTTCACCTCGCTGAAGCAGATCCAGGACCTGATGGTCACCGGCGAGGCCGGCAAGAAGCCCGTACGCCTCGGCGACGTGGCCACGGTGAAGGAGCAGCCTGCCCCGGCCGACTCCATCACCCGCACCGACGGCCGGCCCAGCCTCGCCGTCAACGTCACCATGGACCACGACGGCAGCGCGGTCTCCATCTCGAACGCGGTCAAGGACCAGCTGCCCGATCTGCGGCGGGACCTCGGCGCGGGTGCGAAGCTCACGGTCGTCAGCGACCAGGGCCCGGCGGTGTCCAAGTCCATCAAGGGCCTGACCACGGAGGGTGCGCTCGGCCTGCTCTTCGCGGTCCTGATCATCCTGGTCTTCCTGGCCTCGGTCCGCTCGACGCTGGTCACGGCGGTCTCCATCCCGCTGTCCGTGGTCCTCGCGCTGATCGTGCTGTGGACCCGCGGCCTGTCCCTGAACATGCTCACCCTCGGCGCGCTGACCATCGCCATCGGCCGCGTCGTCGACGACTCGATCGTGGTCCTGGAGAACATCAAGCGGCACCTCGGCTACGGCGAGGAGCGCAAGGACGCGATCCTGAACGCCGTGCGCGAGGTGGCGGGCGCGGTCACCTCCTCCACCCTCACCACGGTCGCCGTCTTCCTGCCGATCGGCCTGGTCGGCGGCATGGTGGGTGCCCTGTTCGGCTCGTTCAGCATCACGGTCACGGCGGCCCTGCTGGCCTCCCTGCTCGTCTCGCTGACGGTCGTACCCGTCCTGTCGTACTGGTTCCTGCGCGCCCCGAAGGGCACCCCCGAGGACGCCGAGGAGGCCCGCCGCCGGGCCGAGGAGAAGGAGGCGAAGAGCCGCCTCCAGCGCTTCTACGTCCCCGTCCTGCGCTTCGCGACCCGTCGCCGCCTCACCAGCGTGCTGATCGCGATCGTGGTCCTGGTCGTCACGTTCGGCATGTCCGGGCTGCTGAAGACCAACTTCTTCGACCAGGGCGAGCAGGAAGTCCTCACCGTCAAGCAGGAGCTGAAGCCCGGCACCAGCCTCGCGGCCACCGATGCGCAGGCCAAGCGGGTGGAGAAGCTGCTCGCCTCCACCGAGGGCGTCAAGGACTACCAGGTCACCGTCGGCTCCTCCGGCTTCATGGCGGCCTTCGGCGGCGGCACGGACACCAACCAGGCGTCGTACCAGGTCATGCTGAAGGACTCGAAGTCCTACAACGACGTGCAGAAGCACCTCGAGGCCGAGCTGAACAAGCTCAAGGGCATCGGTACGACGACCGTGTCGGCCGGTGACGGCTTCGGTAACCAGGACCTCAGCGTCGTGGTGAAGGCGTCCGACCCGAAGGTGCTGAGCGAGGCCGCCGACCGGGTGCGCTCCACCGTGGCCGGGCTCGACCACGTCACGGACGTCACCAGCGACCTCGCCCAGAGCGTGCCGCGGATCTCGGTCAAGGCCAACGCCAAGGCGGCCGCCGCCGGTTTCGACGACCAGAAGCTGGGCGCCGCTGTCGCCCAGGCCGTGCGTGGTACGACGACGGCGAAGGCGATCCTCGACGACACCGAGCGCGACGTCGTCGTGAAGTCGGCGAAGCCCGCCACCACCCTGGCCCAGCTGAAGGCGCTGCGCCTCGGCCCGGTGAAGCTCGGTGACATCGCGAACGTCGAGCTGGTGGACGGCCCCGTGTCGATGACCCGCATCGACGGCCGGCGCGCCGCGACCATCACGGCCCGCCCGACCGGGGACAACACGGGCGCGGTCAGCACCCAGCTCCAGTCGAAGATCAAGGCCCTGAAGCTCCCTGCGGGTGCCGAGGCGCAGATCGGCGGTGTCTCCTCCGACCAGGACGACGCGTTCAAGAACCTGGGCCTGGCCATGCTGGCGGCGATCGCGATCGTCTTCATGCTGCTGGTGGCGACGTTCCGCTCGCTGGCCCAGCCGCTGATCCTGCTGGTCTCGATCCCGTTCGCGGCGACGGGCGCGATCGGTCTCCTCGTGGCCACCGGCACCCCGATGGGTGTCCCGGCGATGATCGGCATGCTGATGCTGATCGGCATCGTGGTGACCAACGCGATCGTGCTGATCGACCTGATCAACCAGTACCGCAAGCAGGGCTACGGCGTCGTCGAGGCCGTGGTGGAGGGCGGCCGCCACCGGCTCCGCCCGATCCTCATGACGGCCCTGGCGACGATCTTCGCCCTGCTCCCGATGGCCCTGGGCGTCACCGGCGAGGGCGGCTTCATCGCCCAGCCGCTGGCCGTGGTCGTGATCGGCGGTCTGATCTCGTCCACGCTGCTCACCCTGCTCCTCGTCCCGACCCTCTACGCGATGCTGGAGCTCCGCAAGGAGCGGCGGGCGAAGAAGCGGGCCGCGAAGAAGGGCACGCCGGCCCGGACCGAGTCCGTCTCGGACGAGCCGGAGCCCGCGGGAGTGTAG